A window from Felis catus isolate Fca126 chromosome B1, F.catus_Fca126_mat1.0, whole genome shotgun sequence encodes these proteins:
- the LOC123384942 gene encoding endogenous retrovirus group K member 6 Env polyprotein-like → MNKSRKRRNCDKPPVAEFKRLSLEKPNLFRLKTAATLAAPPPTWGQLKKLAAQAEHLVLSQGCTLSPSVLFVAMLSILACQVSTCSAEQFWAFFPNPPHFHPVTWDNNTTHFIVNNTAIMEGPKIVYSDSHTTPTINYNYTYLGTSPSMPICFSIPTVWPYSQNFPQCVGLQTTGIIFDHPPPSKFESSSTRGKQSQSEERHLQMVRLIAPGIEATPVRKWPFDNYSPFYLPHPLGLPDCSQKFFRLMPSAPYWVSCYFNSTRPQILQAMDGITRIFDWTSPDPFADYKPYFRYKTNYKGWDQTLLPDPINVNRISTSGWVAPVLTAVVKGQTYLHKYLWQATAASHPITASYFSNNQTTFANYSVTTCVQTPYALLVSPTAYSLSFKMDPKTKLITTSCKRCILTNCMRPELKAKAFVLLRQPPYIMVPVNVTDSWHENSGLEALQKLDSLMRPKRFIAALILGITALITIVTSLTVSTIALAQEVHTAHFTNELSKNVTTALTTQEIIDRKLDDKVNVLEEAVMAIGQEILTLKIQLSLRCHSDYKWICVTPLRVNESEHNWERVQSHILGVWNHSDLGIDLSKLHKQISDINHASEEFSPEGIAQSLYDNFSSWVSGSSLTTLLINVGVALLVLLICLLLIPVFSKVLARSLQKLTAEVQLLALKNKKGGNEGTSRMKSHSALP, encoded by the coding sequence ATGAACAAGAGCAGGAAACGGCGCAATTGTGACAAACCTCCTGTTGCAGAATTTAAAAGGCTCTCACTGGAGAAACCTAATCTTTTTCGCCTCAAGACAGCGGCCACCTTGGCTGCCCCCCCTCCAACATGGGGACAGCTTAAGAAGTTGGCTGCTCAGGCTGAACACTTGGTTTTAAGCCAAGGCTGCACACTCAGTCCTTCTGTTTTGTTCGTTGCTATGCTATCAATCCTCGCGTGTCAAGTAAGTACCTGTAGTGCAGAACAATTCTGGGCTTTCTTTCCTAATCCTCCTCACTTTCATCCAGTAACCTGGGATAATAATACTACAcattttattgttaataatactGCTATTATGGAAGGTCCAAAAATCGTATACTCTGATTCTCATACTACTCCaactattaattataattatacctACTTGGGAACTTCGCCTTCTAtgcctatttgtttttctatccctACTGTTTGGCCATACTCCCAAAACTTTCCACAATGTGTCGGACTTCAAACCACAGGTATAATTTTTGACCATCCACCACCATCTAAATTTGAATCATCATCTACGAGAGGTAAGCAAAGTCAATCGGAAGAGAGGCATTTACAAATGGTTCGCCTTATAGCACCGGGGATTGAAGCAACTCCGGTAAGAAAATGGCCTTTCGATAATTACTCTCCTTTTTACCTACCTCACCCTCTTGGCCTACCAGACTGCTCTCAAAAGTTTTTTAGACTTATGCCCAGTGCTCCTTATTGggtttcttgttattttaattctactCGGCCACAAATTCTGCAAGCCATGGACGGGATTACACGCATTTTTGATTGGACTAGTCCTGATCCTTTTGCAGATTATAAGCCTTATTTTAGATACAAGACAAATTACAAAGGGTGGGATCAAACTCTTCTACCCGACccaataaatgtaaatagaattTCTACTTCCGGCTGGGTAGCTCCAGTTTTAACTGCAGTAGTGAAAGGACAAACTTACCTCCATAAATATCTTTGGCAGGCTACGGCCGCTTCACATCCAATAACTGcaagttatttttctaataatcagACTACCTTTGCGAATTATTCAGTGACTACTTGTGTGCAGACGCCTTATGCTTTGCTTGTGTCTCCAACGGCGTACTCCTTAAGCTTTAAAATGGacccaaaaacaaaacttataacTACTTCCTGTAAAAggtgtattttaactaactgtaTGCGCCCCGAACTGAAAGCGAAAGCGTTTGTTTTGCTTCGGCAGCCACCTTACATTATGGTTCCTGTTAATGTTACAGACAGTTGGCACGAAAATTCGGGTTTAGAGGCTCTCCAAAAATTAGATTCACTGATGCGTCCCAAAAGATTTATTGCAGCATTGATTTTAGGCATTACAGCGCTTATTACTATTGTAACATCGCTGACAGTTTCGACCATCGCCCTCGCACAGGAAGTTCATACAGCACACTTTACTAATGAACTTTCGAAAAACGTAACTACAGCACTTACCACCCAAGAAATTATTGATCGAAAATTGGATGACAAAGTAAATGTTCTTGAAGAAGCGGTAATGGCTATTGGACaagaaatattaactttaaaaattcaattgtCTTTGCGATGTCATTCTGATTATAAATGGATCTGCGTAACACCCTTACGTGTAAATGAATCGGAGCATAACTGGGAAAGAGTGCAGAGTCATATTCTAGGAGTATGGAATCATTCTGATCTGGGCATAGATTTAAGTAAGTTACATAAACAAATTTCAGATATCAATCATGCCTCAGAGGAATTCTCCCCTGAAGGCATAGCACAATCTCTATATGATAATTTTTCTTCATGGGTATCTGGATCCTCACTGACCACTTTGTTGATTAATGTCGGTGTGGCTCTCTTAGTGTTATTAATATGTCTCCTCTTAATTCCAGTCTTCTCTAAAGTCCTCGCCCGAAGTCTCCAAAAGCTAACTGCTGAAGTTCAactgcttgctttaaaaaataaaaaagggggaaatgaaggaaccagccgaatgaagtctcattctgcgctgccatga